NNNNNNNNNNNNNNNNNNNNNNNNNNNNNNNNNNNNNNNNNNNNNNNNNNNNNNNNNNNNNNNNNNNNNNNNNNNNNNNNNNNNNNNNNNNNNNNNNNNNNNNNNNNNNNNNNNNNNNNNNNNNNNNNNNNNNNNNNNNNNNNNNNNNNNNNNNNNNNNNNNNNNNNNNNNNNNNNNNNNNNNNNNNNNNNNNNNNNNNNNNNNNNNNNNNNNNNNNNNNNNNNNNNNNNNNNNNNNNNNNNNNNNNNNNNNNNNNNNNNNNNNNNNNNNNNNNNNNNNNNNNNNNNNNNNNNNNNNNNNNNNNNNNNNNNNNNNNNNNNNNNNNNNNNNNNNNNNNNNNNNNNNNNNNNNNNNNNNNNNNNNNNNNNNNNNNNNNNNNNNNNNNNNNNNNNNNNNNNNNNNNNNNNNNNNNNNNNNNNNNNNNNNNNNNNNNNNNNNNNNNNNNNNNNNNNNNNNNNNNNNNNNNNNNNNNNNNNNNNNNNNNNNNNNNNNNNNNNNNNNNNNNNNNNNNNNNNNNNNNNNNNNNNNNNNNNNNNNNNNNNNNNNNNNNNNNNNNNNNNNNNNNNNNNNNNNNNNNNNNNNNNNNNNNNNNNNNNNNNNNNNNNNNNNNNNNNNNNNNNNNNNNNNNNNNNNNNNNNNNNNNNNNNNNNNNNNNNNNNNNNNNNNNNNNNNNNNNNNNNNNNNNNNNNNNNNNNNNNNNNNNNNNNNNNNNNNNNNNNNNNNNNNNNNNNNNNNNNNNNNNNNNNNNNNNNNNNNNNNNNNNNNNNNNNNNNNNNNNNNNNNNNNNNNNNNNNNNNNNNNNNNNNNNNNNNNNNNNNNNNNNNNNNNNNNNNNNNNNNNNNNNNNNNNNNNNNNNNNNNNNNNNNNNNNNNNNNNNNNNNNNNNNNNNNNNNNNNNNNNNNNNNNNNNNNNNNNNNNNNNNNNNNNNNNNNNNNNNNNNNNNNNNNNNNNNNNNNNNNNNNNNNNNNNNNNNNNNNNNNNNNNNNNNNNNNNNNNNNNNNNNNNNNNNNNNNNNNNNNNNNNNNNNNNNNNNNNNNNNNNNNNNNNNNNNNNNNNNNNNNNNNNacaagaatagaaagaagactaaaaaggaaacacccagctgatctcataaaggatataaactaaaaaacgcgaagatggcaccccgctgggggtaaccatccacatgctattcaatcatatgttataacattttacctaatgtcccactggacaaattgtaaaattaaaaataaacaatataaaaaaaaaaaaaaaaaatcatatttgctctagtcaatatcttctctattgcataacgacaatgtctaatcacaacgaagattcgtttcacgcccttaaccccaaccctaatcgtAACGACAACCCGACATATATGAAGAatggagatgaaaggacatcgaaGCCTTTCTTTTGAAACGTTTGGGAAAGTGCCCAATATTTTAGTCCAGACTgcacttaaataataaaactgaggaATAGTTGTTTATGTTCTAATCCGGGTATGGAAGCCCAAGATTTATCACAGTGGACTTGGGTTTGTACGTGGACGTCtacctaacagaggtatggagtaattATATAGCTCTTCTTAAAAACAAACATTGACCGGAGAGGTACGGAGAGGAGTATATAAGGGAAGTTCCACTTGGGCTGCGGTTCAATTCATCCAAATAAGGTTGCGCTTGTACGTTGAGTCATTCCAGAATCGTGTGTCACAGAGCGTTTGTCATCCCGTTGACAGTggatttgttgaaaataaagtCTCTAGACAAGTTTCTAAGAACTAGTGACTTTCTGGTTGTCAAATCCTACGTGCgttttgttatatatgtacTGTATGTACACtgtttgtatatttgttacaaactTGATAAAGTATCTTTTGTTTACCTGTTTCTTAAACCTACCAAGGAATTTATAATGAGTGATGATGATCGAGACATCTACATTGAGAGCGATGTAAGTCCTTAAAACTGTTCTTTCAATGGACCTTGTTAAAGAGATCGTTTTTTAGGAAGGTGACGAATCCGATTCTACGCAGAGGCATTCAAACAATACCCAATATTCTCAAGTAAGTTCATTATCCACtcttattttccttctttcttttctaattctatttatttattcaacatcttttatttaattaacgatataaacaagttttattttcaaaatataaaatgtaaatattgttgAGGTTAAGTGGACACTTTCCGTGCGATTTAACCAATTTAttcttgtaaataatttatcattgaatcttataaaatgaagataCTCAactaatatgtatattgatctatagatttaattttataattaagattaagatatacacacacatgtttatttttaataataaggTTAAGATTGATATTGATTATAAGGCAAGAATTTAGATGTAAGATTTTTGTACAACTTATATATAATGTAGTTTGATTTGATATGAAAAAACATTGTATATATTGATAGGCAGAAAAACGGGCACACCATAATGCGCTGGAACGGAAACGTCGGGATCACATTAAGGATAATTTCTCCCACCTTAGAGACATTGTACCTACGTTGCAAGGAGAAAAGGTTGCAAGTAGGACACAAATACTCAAGAAAACTGTTGAATATATACGGTTTATGCGACGTAAGAATTCCTCCCATCAACAGGATATTGCTGACTTGACACGGCAGAATGAACTCTTGCAGTCtcaaagtaaatattaatcagaaaattaaatagattttatctTAACACTTTTTGGAAGTTCAAAATACAGTTTAACAGTAGGTTTACAGGCGTTTCTTATATACCTATCTCTAAACGAAAATAcgcattttctttaaaaaatcgatttattcaaattaagtcTGAATTGAACAATATTAGGCTTCACGTTATTAATAAGTAAAAGTTCAAGttattaataagtaaaatattttttttttaaattatcacggaaatgataacaataatattaacggTATAGGGTAATCATATTTATTGAgcacattttttacaaatatactgAATTTTGTTTATGCATTTTCTGCATATGTTCTTTTTGCAGTATATGCAagtatatacaataattcttgcttctattttctttccagTAGCCCACTTGGCAACTTTTTTGCATTTCTGACGTTGTAAGTGACAGAAATGAAGCGTCTGATCTTTGGCAAAATATGAACTCCTTTCTGGATATTTTTGATCTGGTACACTCTTTACATAATATCCATGCGTTTATTGCTgccaaatctaaaatattgaaaaaaaactTGAAGGAGCCATTGGAAACTCCCTGTTTTCACACTATATTTGCGTGCCATCTGGTCAACGACATCCACACCaaactttgttttattataaaaagcaaTGGTTTCTGGAACACATTTATAATTGTCTTCTACTTGTATACCTGTATGTTTGGTGCTTAGAAGGAAGACTTTTACATTAGGTTTGCTTTTATACACTGTAAGCATGCAGTTTtctgatttatataaatttgaggAAAACAAAGTCATCTTGTCTTTTTTTCCCTTGAGAGTCGAGTTTCATCCTTCCCCATATAAGGGAAGccattcaaaatatattttgtttggaCGTCAACTGCTAACCAAAACTTAATGTCAAATTTATGAGGCTTATTTAGCATATATTGCGTAAACCTGCAGTGGGTTTTCGTTGGAAATAATTGTTCATCTATtgagatattttcatatggTTTGTAACAAGCCTGGCTATTACTTATAGATCTGTTCCATAATTTCGTATATCAGCGCAAATTTATCTGTTTGTAATCTTTTGGAGGC
This is a stretch of genomic DNA from Bombus pyrosoma isolate SC7728 linkage group LG16, ASM1482585v1, whole genome shotgun sequence. It encodes these proteins:
- the LOC122576755 gene encoding protein max-like isoform X3, coding for MSDDDRDIYIESDEGDESDSTQRHSNNTQYSQAEKRAHHNALERKRRDHIKDNFSHLRDIVPTLQGEKVASRTQILKKTVEYIRFMRRKNSSHQQDIADLTRQNELLQSQTHLATFLHF
- the LOC122576755 gene encoding protein max-like isoform X2; protein product: MSDDDRDIYIESDEGDESDSTQRHSNNTQYSQAEKRAHHNALERKRRDHIKDNFSHLRDIVPTLQGEKVASRTQILKKTVEYIRFMRRKNSSHQQDIADLTRQNELLQSQINICKKSRRR
- the LOC122576755 gene encoding protein max-like isoform X1; the protein is MSDDDRDIYIESDEGDESDSTQRHSNNTQYSQAEKRAHHNALERKRRDHIKDNFSHLRDIVPTLQGEKVASRTQILKKTVEYIRFMRRKNSSHQQDIADLTRQNELLQSQIAHLATFLHF